Proteins from a genomic interval of Bombus affinis isolate iyBomAffi1 chromosome 18, iyBomAffi1.2, whole genome shotgun sequence:
- the LOC126926556 gene encoding DNA polymerase beta-like isoform X1 — MGKRKASDNAGSPNQDLCDFLMELANYERNVSKNIYKYNAYRKAASTLSTLSERVKSGQEARKLPGIGEKIAKKIDEFLSTGKLQKLEDINKDESNVAINLLTRVSGIGPTKAKELVDSGIKTLDDLKKHQEKLNHHQKIGLKYFEDFEKGIPRKEIEQIEKIIKDSIVKLNKEYVITICGSYRRGKEESGDIDVLLTHPTYTSKEKESKKKTSLKDVVECLEKRKLIVNTISLGQTKFMGVCQIPSNDKKPFRRLDIRLAPYDQYYCAVLYFTGNDLFNKSMRAHALEKNYTLNEYTLKRLTPEGTPGEAEKIACEEDIFRILKLPYKEPKDRNS; from the exons ATGGGGAAACGAAAGGCCAGTGATAATGCAGGAAGTCCGAATCAAGATTTATGTGATTTTCTTATGg AGTTAGCAAATTATGAGCGGAATGTtagcaaaaatatttataagtATAATGCCTATCGTAAAGCTGCAAGTACCTTAAGTACATTATCAGAGAGAGTAAAAAGTGGCCAAGAAGCAAGGAAATTACCAGGAATTGGAGAAAAAATTGCTAAAAAAATTGACGAGTTTCTTAGTACTGGAAAGTTACAAAAGTTGGAAgat ATTAACAAGGATGAAAGCAATGTTGCAATTAATTTATTGACTCGTGTGTCCGGCATTGGACCTACAAAAGCTAAAGAATTAGTAGATAGTGGCATTAAGACTTTAGATGATTTGAAGAAGCATCAAGAAAAGTTAAATCATCACCAAAAAATTGGACTCAA ATATTTTGAAGATTTTGAAAAAGGAATTCCTAGAAAGGAGATTGAGCAGattgaaaaaattataaaagattCTATTGTAAAGTTAAACAAAGAATATGTTATAACTATTTGTGGAAGTTACAGGCGTGGAAAAGAGGAAAGTGGAGATATTGATGTTTTGTTAACACACCCTACATATACATCCAAAGAGAAAGAATCAAAGAAAAAGACTTCACTTAAAGATGTTGTGGAATGtcttgaaaaaagaaaattaattgtaaatacAATATCTCTTGGGCAAACAAAATTCATG GGCGTCTGTCAAATTCCCAGTAATGATAAAAAACCATTTAGGAGACTTGATATCAGACTTGCACCTTATGATCAATACTACTGCGCTGTACTTTATTTTACCGGAAACGATCTTTTTAATAAGAGTATGAGGGCGCATGCTTTGGAGAAAAACTATACTTTAAATGAATATACGCTAAAACGTCTAACACCTGAAG GAACTCCAGGGGAGGCAGAAAAAATCGCATGTGAAGAAGACATTTTTCGAATTCTCaaattaccatataaagaaCCAAAAGATCGAAATTCATAA
- the LOC126926556 gene encoding DNA polymerase beta-like isoform X2 yields the protein MGKRKASDNAGSPNQDLCDFLMELANYERNVSKNIYKYNAYRKAASTLSTLSERVKSGQEARKLPGIGEKIAKKIDEFLSTGKLQKLEDINKDESNVAINLLTRVSGIGPTKAKELVDSGIKTLDDLKKHQEKLNHHQKIGLKYFEDFEKGIPRKEIEQIEKIIKDSIVKLNKEYVITICGSYRRGKEESGDIDVLLTHPTYTSKEKESKKKTSLKDVVECLEKRKLIGVCQIPSNDKKPFRRLDIRLAPYDQYYCAVLYFTGNDLFNKSMRAHALEKNYTLNEYTLKRLTPEGTPGEAEKIACEEDIFRILKLPYKEPKDRNS from the exons ATGGGGAAACGAAAGGCCAGTGATAATGCAGGAAGTCCGAATCAAGATTTATGTGATTTTCTTATGg AGTTAGCAAATTATGAGCGGAATGTtagcaaaaatatttataagtATAATGCCTATCGTAAAGCTGCAAGTACCTTAAGTACATTATCAGAGAGAGTAAAAAGTGGCCAAGAAGCAAGGAAATTACCAGGAATTGGAGAAAAAATTGCTAAAAAAATTGACGAGTTTCTTAGTACTGGAAAGTTACAAAAGTTGGAAgat ATTAACAAGGATGAAAGCAATGTTGCAATTAATTTATTGACTCGTGTGTCCGGCATTGGACCTACAAAAGCTAAAGAATTAGTAGATAGTGGCATTAAGACTTTAGATGATTTGAAGAAGCATCAAGAAAAGTTAAATCATCACCAAAAAATTGGACTCAA ATATTTTGAAGATTTTGAAAAAGGAATTCCTAGAAAGGAGATTGAGCAGattgaaaaaattataaaagattCTATTGTAAAGTTAAACAAAGAATATGTTATAACTATTTGTGGAAGTTACAGGCGTGGAAAAGAGGAAAGTGGAGATATTGATGTTTTGTTAACACACCCTACATATACATCCAAAGAGAAAGAATCAAAGAAAAAGACTTCACTTAAAGATGTTGTGGAATGtcttgaaaaaagaaaattaatt GGCGTCTGTCAAATTCCCAGTAATGATAAAAAACCATTTAGGAGACTTGATATCAGACTTGCACCTTATGATCAATACTACTGCGCTGTACTTTATTTTACCGGAAACGATCTTTTTAATAAGAGTATGAGGGCGCATGCTTTGGAGAAAAACTATACTTTAAATGAATATACGCTAAAACGTCTAACACCTGAAG GAACTCCAGGGGAGGCAGAAAAAATCGCATGTGAAGAAGACATTTTTCGAATTCTCaaattaccatataaagaaCCAAAAGATCGAAATTCATAA
- the LOC126926552 gene encoding metallophosphoesterase 1 homolog, producing the protein MLRRNRLKNKAIAIGLLVLAVVIYNEFSVYDIQKLKWSVRECSECVKVLLVADSQILGQKNENYFGSWIAQWDSDKYLKKTFSRALDHSNPHVVIFLGDLMDEGHIANAESFKDYKRRLDSIFEMPDHIMKIYLPGDNDIGGEEDVVSSNIYNRFNFAYSQPDTLVYKTVTFFKVNRLTHTMPEAPKDAFLNDYAERNTTNVVLSHMPLLFMPGTFVQNVLKELSPQIIFTAHEHKAMHISLDPVTDQLSDIWVLSPYETLVHSLRMDVGDIHELQIPTCSYRMGTPHTGYGLVYIDTQEKMINFTILWLPGRFPQLWIYVFVGIFILAFSVCTCISSYCVKGRAAYSRMSSI; encoded by the exons ATGTTACGACGAAACAG ATTGAAGAATAAAGCGATTGCAATTGGTCTTCTGGTGCTGGCTGTTGTAATTTACAATGAATTTTCAGTGTATGatatacaaaaattaaaatgGTCAGTACGAGAGTGTTCAGAATGTGTCAAGGTGCTGCTCGTTGCTGATTCTCAGATATTAggtcaaaagaatgaaaattattttggcTCGTGGATAGCACAATGGGATAGTGACAA GTACTTGAAGAAAACATTTTCTAGAGCCTTAGACCACTCTAATCCTCATGTTGTTATATTTCTTGGAGATCTTATGGATGAAGGACATATTGCCAATGCAGAAAGTTTTAAGGATTACAAAAGAAGATTAGATTCTATCTTTGAAATGCCTGATCATATAATG AAAATTTATCTACCAGGAGATAATGATATTGGAGGTGAAGAGGATGTAGTTTCatccaatatttataacagatTTAATTTTGCATATAGTCAACCTGACACTTTAGTTTATAAGACCGTAACATTTTTTAAG GTGAATAGATTAACCCATACAATGCCAGAAGCACCAAAAGATGCCTTCCTTAATGATTATGCAGAAAGAAACACAACAAACGTAGTACTTAGTCATATGCCTTTATTATTTATGCCTGGTACTTTCGTCCAAAAT GTACTGAAAGAATTGTCTCCCCAAATTATTTTTACTGCACATGAACATAAGGCCATGCATATCAGTTTAGATCCAGTAACAGATCAATTAAGTGACATTTGGGTTTTATCTCCTTATGAAACTCTAGTACATTCATTAAGAATGGACGTAGGTGATATTCACGAGTTGCAAATACCCACATGTTCATACAGAATGGGTACTCCTCATACGGGTTATGGACTTGTTTACATCG aTACACAAGAGAAAAtgataaattttacaattttatggcTCCCAGGAAGATTTCCTCAATTATGGATTTACGTTTTCGTTGGAATATTTATTTTAGCTTTTAGTGTTTGCACGTGTATTTCTAGTTATTGTGTAAAGGGTCGTGCAGCATATAGTCGTATGTCTTCAATATAA